One window of Fusobacterium sp. IOR10 genomic DNA carries:
- a CDS encoding AEC family transporter: protein MLQIISKIFPIIVLFTIGIFIRKNNYLSILGMKEIKKLVVNISLPAVLFKAFFIMKFDIKFLKLSLITTCLLVFMYFLGFLIYKLKFISSNMSPFFSSGFAFGLIGIPLFSIMYGEENLGLFSIIGLGHEFFIWFIYYSLVNMKLYNHKFSISYCKGFFKSPLIISIGLGLFFNQLGVNELIHTNYLVNGIFSAITYVGSLATPLILISIGYSSKISLKNSKETFKLIIARFICVISTGIIFKIFVINNFFESTWLLNVSYTTLFVLPPVYSLTVFLGVAGDTKNEELISNATIIYTLISIVLFIITALYFKI from the coding sequence ATGCTACAAATAATAAGCAAGATTTTTCCAATAATAGTTCTATTTACTATAGGAATTTTTATACGTAAAAATAATTACTTAAGTATTCTAGGAATGAAAGAAATTAAAAAACTAGTTGTCAATATTTCTTTGCCTGCTGTTCTTTTCAAAGCTTTTTTTATTATGAAATTTGATATTAAATTTTTAAAGTTATCTTTAATAACCACATGCCTACTAGTTTTCATGTATTTTCTTGGATTTTTAATCTACAAATTAAAATTTATTTCTTCCAATATGTCTCCTTTTTTTAGTAGTGGATTTGCTTTTGGACTTATTGGAATTCCATTATTTTCAATAATGTATGGAGAAGAAAATCTTGGCCTTTTTTCAATTATTGGACTTGGACATGAATTTTTTATTTGGTTCATATATTATTCTTTAGTTAATATGAAATTGTATAATCATAAATTTTCTATCTCATATTGTAAAGGATTCTTTAAATCTCCTCTAATTATTTCCATTGGTCTTGGACTTTTCTTTAACCAATTAGGTGTCAATGAACTTATTCATACTAATTACCTTGTAAATGGAATCTTTTCTGCTATAACATATGTTGGCTCTCTAGCAACACCTCTTATTTTAATTAGTATTGGATATTCCTCTAAAATTTCATTGAAAAATTCAAAGGAAACTTTTAAACTAATTATAGCTCGGTTTATATGTGTTATAAGTACAGGAATTATTTTTAAAATTTTTGTTATTAATAATTTTTTTGAATCAACATGGCTATTAAATGTTTCCTATACAACTTTATTTGTTCTTCCTCCTGTATACTCTCTAACAGTTTTTCTAGGGGTTGCTGGAGATACTAAAAATGAAGAATTGATTAGTAATGCTACAATTATATATACACTTATAAGTATTGTTTTATTTATAATAA